From the genome of Triticum aestivum cultivar Chinese Spring chromosome 3B, IWGSC CS RefSeq v2.1, whole genome shotgun sequence, one region includes:
- the LOC123069130 gene encoding probable glucuronosyltransferase Os01g0157700, which translates to MDSAERSRKRAQRWSKRKAVVIHLAVCFVVGALAPLAATGGPFIDGIRASVLPFGGVQRVAPPSPPAVPDIGLLLIVTVTRPDEDGMSQEASVTRLGHTLRHVPPPLVWIVVGAENRSASTVQVLRSTGVMFRHLTYATNITTAVNNATNNSTVEASASTAVNNATNNSTMEASATTAVNNATNNSTVEASASTAVNNATTNSTMEASANNTTTAAEKNGTNNTIVENTTVEGSASNTTTAAEKNGTNNTIVENNTGNASDEADLQKNVALSHIERHRLAGVVHFAAASAIYDLEFFEELRQTRGVAAWPTATVSSADQTVTLQGPTCNSSQITGWYSKDSSTNATATHTADAVAAQDTGAIRNSSSLPPEIGISGLGFRSSILWESEWFADSNSSSGGGSQDYIQLVRRMAVGDEDMRKGIPSDCSKSRIMMWHLDMPKYTPEVKEQETPREQSLLEEDEEDYMT; encoded by the exons ATGGACTCCGCGGAGAGGTCCAGGAAGAGGGCGCAGAGATGGAGCAAGCGCAAAGCCGTCGTCATCCACCTCGCCGTCTGCTTCGTCGTCGGCGCCTTGGCGCCACTGGCCGCCACCGGCGGCCCGTTCATCGACGGCATCCGCGCCTCGGTCCTTCCGTTTGGCGGTGTTCAGCGAGTGGCTCCGCCGTCGCCCCCTGCTGTCCCTGACATCGGCCTCCTGCTGATCGTCACCGTCACAAGGCCGGACGAGGACGGCATGTCGCAGGAGGCGTCGGTGACGAGGCTCGGGCACACGCTGCGGCACGTCCCGCCACCCCTGGTATGGATCGTGGTTGGTGCCGAGAACAGGTCGGCGTCGACGGTCCAGGTGCTGCGCAGCACCGGCGTCATGTTCCGGCATCTCACATACGCCACCAATATCACCACCGCCGTGAACAATGCCACCAACAACAGCACCGTGGAAGCCAGCGCCAGCACCGCCGTGAACAACGCCACCAACAACAGCACCATGGAAGCCAGCGCCACCACCGCCGTGAACAACGCCACCAACAACAGCACCGTGGAAGCCAGCGCCTCCACGGCCGTGAACAATGCCACCACCAACAGCACCATGGAAGCCAGCGCCAACAACACAACCACCGCCGCCGAGAAGAACGGCACCAACAACACCATCGTCGAGAACACCACCGTGGAAGGCAGCGCCAgcaacaccaccaccgccgccgagaAGAACGGCACCAACAACACCATTGTTGAGAACAACACCGGGAATGCCAGTGACGAAGCGGACCTGCAGAAGAACGTGGCGCTGAGCCACATCGAGCGGCACCGGCTGGCCGGGGTCGTCCACTTCGCTGCCGCCTCTGCCATATACGACCTCGAGTTCTTTGAAGAGCTCAGGCAGACTCG GGGCGTTGCAGCATGGCCAACCGCAACTGTGTCATCAGCAGACCAGACAGTAACACTACAAGGACCAACCTGCAACTCATCACAGATAACAGGCTGGTACTCCAAGGACTCGAGCACCAATGCAACAGCAACACATACAGCAGATGCGGTTGCTGCACAAGATACAGGCGCCATCCGCAACAGCTCCAGTTTACCTCCTGAAATAGGCATATCTGGACTTGGGTTCAGGAGCTCCATACTGTGGGAATCAGAATGGTTCGCCGACAGCAACAGCTCTTCAGGAGGCGGCTCTCAGGACTACATCCAGCTTGTACGACGAATGGCGGTCGGCGACGAGGACATGCGGAAGGGCATCCCTTCTGACTGCTCCAAGTCACGGATAATGATGTGGCACCTTGACATGCCAAAGTACACTCCAGAAGTTAAAGAACAGGAGACTCCGCGGGAGCAAAGTCTAttggaggaagacgaagaggacTATATGACTTGA
- the LOC123069131 gene encoding mitochondrial import inner membrane translocase subunit TIM14-3 yields MATPLIAGLAVAATALAGRYGIQAWQAYKARPIVPRMRKFYEGGFQATMTRREAGLILGIRENVRPDKVKEAHKRVMVANHPDAGGSHYLASKINEAKDVLLGKTKGGGSAF; encoded by the exons ATG GCCACACCACTCATAGCTGGACTTGCTGTGGCAGCCACTGCTCTTGCGGGTAGATATGGCATCCAGGCTTGGCAAGCTTACAAGGCAAGGCCCATAGTTCCAAGGATGCGTAAATTCTATGAAGGTGGCTTTCAAGCTACAATGACCCGACGGGAAGCTGGTCTAATCTTGGGTATCAG GGAAAACGTCCGTCCTGATAAGGTGAAAGAGGCACACAAGAGGGTCATGGTTGCCAATCACCCGGATGCAGGAGGAAGCCATTACCTTGCGTCGAAGATCAACGAGGCAAAAGATGTTTTGCTGGGGAAAACTAAAGGAGGTGGTTCAGCCTTTTGA